From the Croceicoccus marinus genome, the window TGCGGCGGGAAAGCTCGCGATAGGCGTCCCGGATTTCCGTGGCGATCGCCTCCGGGAATTCTCCGTCGAGAAACAGTCGGCGGATCGTTTCGCCTGTTTCATGCAACGAGGCGTTTTCACTCTTCAATGCCGCAATGCTGGCGCGTAGCTCCGGCTCGATTTCGTTGGCAGCCACATATTCGCGAAAGGCCGCGGCGGTCGTCGCGAAGCCGCCCGGCACACGCACGCCCTTCTCCTTGAGTGTGCGTACCATCTCACCAAGCGAGGCGTTCTTGCCGCCGACGATGGGAACGTCGCCCACGTTCAGGGACTCAAACCAGGCTATGCGTTTTTCCGTCATCGCTGCGCTCCTTGTGCACTCACGGCTGATATAAATCCTATTGCCGACTACCTGCCGCGAAGCGATTTCCGACAGCGAACCAGGGACCGCTCTTGCTGCCGCGCCGGCCAAGGACAGACTATCAGTATGTCCCGGAAGGGACGCAGGGCAGCACCCGATCTTACAGTACCGCGTGGTGCGGGTCCCCCGGGAAACCGGCAAGCGGATTTCCATGTTGCTGCCAGACTCGTCATTTCAGACGCGGAGATCGGCGCGCTTGCACGCGATTGGAGAGGGCGTTCTGGTAAGGATCGGCCCGCTGCGACGTCTCTTTGATGACGCGCCAATGCGCGTGCCTGCTGCAGATACGAGCAGTGACGAAAGACGTGACGAAGACGGTGTCGCAATTCGGACGCGGGTCGATCGGCGGACGACTTTCGGAATGTGCTGGGGCCGTGCCGCTGCCGTCGGTTGTAACATCGCAGGACAAAGCGTGAGTTGGCCGAGGCCGCGGTCATTGAATTTGTTTGCTGGAATAGGAAACTTCGAATGAAGCGAACCATTGCTGCTCTGTCGGCGCACGAGATTCTTGACTCGCGCGGTTGGCCCACGGTCAAGGTGACAGTCCGTCTGGAGGGCGGTATCACCGCAAGCGCGTCGGTGCCCTCGGGAGCATCGACTGGCCAGTTCGAGGCCCACGAACTTCGCGACGGCGATGCGGCGCGGTATGCCGGTCGCGGGGTCCTGAAGGCGGTCGCAAATGTTGAACGCGAAATCGCGGGCGCCCTCATCGGTCTGGATGTTGTCCTGCAGCCGGAAATTGATCGGTTGATGTGTGAACTCGACGGAACCGAGAACAAGGCGCGGCTCGGCGCAAACGCCGTTCTCGGTGTTTCGCTGGTGGTCGCTCGGGCCGCTGCTCAGGCGATGGAATTACCGCTCTACCAGTATCTCGGGGGTTCCACCGCCCGGCGTCTCCCGGTCCCCATGATGAACATTATCAATGGCGGCAAGCATGCCGCCAATGGGCTCCAGATGCAGGAGTTCATGATCGTACCGCATGGTGCCCCGACATACGGCGAAGCGCTGCGCTATGGTTCGGAAACCTATCATGTCCTGAGGGGGCTTCTGGAAGAGAAAGGCCTGGGTGCGGGGGTCGGTGATGAAGGCGGGTTCGCGCCCCATCTGAAAGACGAGCGTCAAGCGCTCGAGCTGATCGTCCGCGCAATTGAGGTGGCAGGCTATGAACCAGGCCGTCAAATTGCCATCGCGCTGGATCCCGCAGCGACCTCCTTCGTCAAGGACGGCGGTTATGTCCTGCCCGGGCTCGGCGGAGCGCATATGACCAGTGACGAACTTCTGGCTGTCTACACTGACTGGATTGCCGCATTTCCGATCGTGTCGATCGAGGATGGTTTCGGCGAACAGGACTGGCCCGCCTTTGTAAAGCAGACCCTGGCGATGGGAGACCGCATCCAGATCGTCGGCGATGACCTGTATGTTACCAATTCGCGTTTCATCCAGCGGGGCATTGATGACAAAGCCACGAACGCTGCTTTGATCAAGCCCAACCAGATCGGCACGGTTACCGAAACGGTGGCGGCGATCGAACTGTGTCGGCGAGCTGGACTGCGCTACAAATTCTCCCATCGATCCGGCGAGACAGAAGACGACTTTATCGCAGATTTTGCCGTCGCGATGACCGGTGGTCAGTTCAAGGGCGGAGCGCCGTGTCGAGGTGAACGTCTCGCCAAGTACAATCGCTTGCTGGAAATCGAGCACCAACTCGGCGGCGAAGCCATTTTCTCATCGCCATTTGTCGCATGAGAGCCGCCAGGCGTCTGGATTGCCATTACTGCGCCCTGATGATGGCCGCGAAGCTCGATCGCGCTGGGGCTCAGACACCATCCCGTTTAGGCAGCGGCGAGGACTTCGACCACGTCAGATGCTCGTAGACGTTTGCCCAATAAAGGCCAAATGCGCCGCCAAATAGCAACTCTTTAACTGGTATGCCGGCAGGCAGTATCCCTGACAAAGCGGGCAGATTCCAGACCTGTTCGATATAGGTAGGCGTCGTGATCCGAAGACCGACGATAAAGATTGCGTAGAACACAAGAAAGAGAATGCCGCCGATAAACGTCTTGGCGAGGAGATCCGGGCGGCACCAAACGGCGGCCCCAGTACCGGCCGCCATTGCAATGACCGCAGGATAGATTGGATTCCACCCAAGAGCCATGAGCGGAAAGAAAAATAGCACCGGCGTGGCCAGTGCAAGGCGGTGCAGACGGTGCCGGTGATGGGACTCGACGGGCATCGTCTCGTGCCGGCTCATCAGATTGTAGAGCACAACGCCAATGCCGCCGATGCTGAAAGAGAAAATGATACTCTCGAGGTCAAAACCGGTTTTTGGGCGAGATCGAATAGGCTGGGCGGATGCCAGTATTCAGGGACGAATAGCGGCTCGGTCAAGCCGAGTGGCGCCGTGCCAAGTGCGGCCCGCACCATTACCTTCCGGTGCACGGGGAACGCAAGGTAGATCAGGGCAAAGGCCAAGAGGAATGCCAGCGACCACATCAACCAGACGAAATCATTGGACAGGTTCATCCTCGTTCCCTGACATTCTCGGGCACGCAGGCAAATCCTTGTCGCTCAGAGGCGGTGATGCGGTCATGCGTTAGCGGTATCGCGTTCGGGCGATGTGCGCTGTGAACCGCAGCACCGTCAATCGGCCTTCGCAACACAGCCTTTCGCAGACGACAAGACCGAGTCTCGGATCGGACAAAAATGTTCGCCGATGATCTCGGAGACTTGCGCACACCGGTGCCGGAGTTGCCCATGCCAATGACACGGTGTTTTTGCGTAATGTGCCTTCAAGATTTTAGTTTCCGTGGTCCACGGGACTGACTTGCGGCGGTTTACGGCGCGATAAGACCCTGTTCGAGCGCAGCGCTGTCGTAGAGGAATACGGTGTTGGGATCCGGCAAGCCGAAATCGGTGTGCGGCGCTTCCCCGAAACGGCTCAACAGATCGCTGATGAGCGAAAGCCGGGTGTGGTGTTTGTCGTCGGCCCGCACCACCGTCCATGGTGCGGCAACGCTGTGTGTACGGGCAAGCATTTCGTTGCGAGCCGCGCTGTAGGCATCCCAGCGTTTAATTGCTTGGTCATCCACTGGACTGAGTTTCTACTGCTTCAGCGGATCTTTCCGGCGAGCAACCAAAAGCCTTTTCTGTTCCTCCTTCGAAATATCGAGATAATATTTGACCAACGTGACGCCGCAATGCGCGAGAAGCTGCTCAAACAGCGGCACGGGCGCCATGAATTCCTCACATTCCGCTTCCGTGCTATAGTTCATCACCTTCTCGACGCCAGCGCGATTGTACCAGCTACGATTGAACACGACAATCTCGCCCTCAGCCGCAAGATGGTTTGCACAGCGCTGGAAATACCAGGACCGGCGATCATGGTCCGATGGTGCACCAAGGGCCACTACTCGGGTGTCTCGAGGACTCAGATGCTTGACGATGCGCTTGATCGTGCCGTCCTTGCCGGCTGCATCGCGCCCTTCCAGAATGATCAGCAGCTTGCGGCCATCGGCGATCACCTAGCGTTGCAACGCGCTGAGCCCGATCTGAAGCGCATGGAGTTTCTCGGCGTAGCCGGGCGCAGATCTGTCCTGCTTGTTCTTGCTCATATCGATCTGACAATCTCTACTAGGGCTTCGTCCTGGGCCGTTTTAGAACGGGCGCCGCGGTCGCCTTTTGGGCAGATTTGGATCACCTGACCGCGAGCGCGACAGCCTGGGAATAAAACCCGGGACGCGTGCCATGTAGGCGCGATAGTCCTGGCCGAAAGCGGCGAGCGCCTCGCGCTCCTCGCTCCGGGCGAGACGCACATACATGACAACCAGGACCGGGAACATCGCCAGCGTTAGGACAGTCGGCCATTGGAACAGGAAGCCGAGCATGACGAGGATGAAGCCGTCATATTGTGGATGCCGGACGTAGGAATAGATACCTTCAGTTGCGAGCTTCTCTTGCTTCTGGGCCCGGTAAAGCCGTGCCCAACCGCTCGATATCATCCAGAAGCCACTGCCGATCAGGATGAAGCTCAGGATATGAAAGGGCCCGAAGTGAGGGTTGGCTTGCCATCCGAACAACTCCTCGAGCAGATGGCCGGCGTCGTGCGAGAACCAGTCCACCTGCGGATAGTTGCTCTGGAGCCAGCCCGAGAGCAGGTAGATGGTCAGCGGGAAGCCGTACATCTCCGCGAAAAGTGCGACGAGAAAAGCACTGAAAGCGCTGAATGATCGCCAATCGCGCTTGGTTTGCGGTTTGAAGAAGCTGAACGCGAAGAAAATGAAGATCGCGGAGTTGAGGATCACCAGACCCCAAAGTCCATAGGCGGCGGATGCGTCGCTATGCATGGCAGGTTTCTCCGGAGTTATCGGCGACGGGCGCTGGAATCGGTGACCTTGTGTCCGCTGTGGCGATCGCGGACCGGATTC encodes:
- the eno gene encoding phosphopyruvate hydratase, coding for MKRTIAALSAHEILDSRGWPTVKVTVRLEGGITASASVPSGASTGQFEAHELRDGDAARYAGRGVLKAVANVEREIAGALIGLDVVLQPEIDRLMCELDGTENKARLGANAVLGVSLVVARAAAQAMELPLYQYLGGSTARRLPVPMMNIINGGKHAANGLQMQEFMIVPHGAPTYGEALRYGSETYHVLRGLLEEKGLGAGVGDEGGFAPHLKDERQALELIVRAIEVAGYEPGRQIAIALDPAATSFVKDGGYVLPGLGGAHMTSDELLAVYTDWIAAFPIVSIEDGFGEQDWPAFVKQTLAMGDRIQIVGDDLYVTNSRFIQRGIDDKATNAALIKPNQIGTVTETVAAIELCRRAGLRYKFSHRSGETEDDFIADFAVAMTGGQFKGGAPCRGERLAKYNRLLEIEHQLGGEAIFSSPFVA
- a CDS encoding lycopene cyclase domain-containing protein, which codes for MLYNLMSRHETMPVESHHRHRLHRLALATPVLFFFPLMALGWNPIYPAVIAMAAGTGAAVWCRPDLLAKTFIGGILFLVFYAIFIVGLRITTPTYIEQVWNLPALSGILPAGIPVKELLFGGAFGLYWANVYEHLTWSKSSPLPKRDGV
- a CDS encoding methyltransferase family protein; translated protein: MHSDASAAYGLWGLVILNSAIFIFFAFSFFKPQTKRDWRSFSAFSAFLVALFAEMYGFPLTIYLLSGWLQSNYPQVDWFSHDAGHLLEELFGWQANPHFGPFHILSFILIGSGFWMISSGWARLYRAQKQEKLATEGIYSYVRHPQYDGFILVMLGFLFQWPTVLTLAMFPVLVVMYVRLARSEEREALAAFGQDYRAYMARVPGFIPRLSRSRSGDPNLPKRRPRRPF